Proteins encoded in a region of the Quercus lobata isolate SW786 chromosome 8, ValleyOak3.0 Primary Assembly, whole genome shotgun sequence genome:
- the LOC115955769 gene encoding probable galacturonosyltransferase 12 yields the protein MCMCLSWFFVLDKMQLYISPSLRHITVFPAKGFKEFMKVKVGSRRVSYRMLFYSLLFFTFLLRFVFVLTAVDTIDGENKCSTIGCLGKRLGPGILGRRFESNVPEVIYQVLEEPIGKDELKGRSDVPQSLEDFMAEIRKGKTDAKTFAFKLREMVTLLEQRTRTAKIQEYLYRHVASSSIPKQLHCLALKLASEHSTNAAARLQLPSAELVPALVDNSYFHFVLASDNVLAASVVAKSLVRNSLRPQKVVLHIITDRKTYYPMQAWFSLHPLSPAIIEVKALHHFDWFTKGKVPVLEAMEKDQRVRSQFRGGSSAIVANNTEKPVVIAAKLQALSPKYNSVMNHIRIHLPELFPSLNKVVFLDDDIVIQTDLSALWDIDMNGKVNGAVETCTGEDKFVMSKRLKSYLNFSHPLISKNFNPNECAWAYGMNIFDLEAWRKTNISLTYHYWVEQNLKSDLSLWQLGTLPPGLIAFHGHVQVIDPFWHMLGLGYQDNTSFSDAESAGVIHFNGRAKPWLEIAFPTLRPLWAKYINFSDKFIKSCHIRAS from the exons atgtgtatgtgtctttcttggttttttgttttggacaaAATGCAGCTTTACATATCTCCAAGTTTGAGGCACATTACAGTGTTTCCGGCCAAAGGGTTTAAAGAATTTATGAAGGTGAAGGTTGGCTCAAGGCGGGTTTCGTATCGAATGCTTTTCTATTCGCTTCTGTTCTTTACATTTCTTCTccggtttgtgtttgtgttgacAGCAGTTGACACCATTGATGGAGAAAACAAATGCTCTACCATAG GATGCCTGGGAAAACGATTAGGACCAGGTATTTTGGGAAGAAGGTTCGAATCAAAT GTCCCAGAAGTGATATACCAAGTACTAGAAGAGCCCATTGGCAAAGATGAATTAAAAGGAAGATCTGATGTTCCTCAATCTTTAGAAGATTTTATGGCTGAGATTAGAAAAGGGAAAACAGACGCAAAGACCTTTGCTTTCAAGCTTAGAGAAATG GTTACTCTTCTTGAACAAAGAACCCGGACAGCCAAAATCCAGGAGTATTTATATCGCCATGTAGCATCAAGTAGCATACCAAAACAGCTCCACTGCCTTGCACTAAAGCTAGCCAGTGAGCACTCCACCAATGCAGCTGCCCGCCTCCAGCTCCCTTCTGCTGAACTCGTCCCGGCCCTTGTTGACAACTCCTACTTTCACTTCGTCCTCGCTTCAGACAATGTGCTAGCTGCATCTGTTGTTGCAAAATCACTTGTCCGAAACTCATTGAGGCCCCAGAAGGTTGTCCTACATATAATCACGGATAGGAAGACTTACTATCCCATGCAGGCATGGTTCTCACTGCATCCTTTGTCTCCTGCCATAATTGAGGTCAAGGCATTGCACCATTTCGATTGGTTTACAAAAGGAAAGGTCCCCGTTTTGGAGGCAATGGAAAAAGATCAACGTGTGCGATCACAATTTAGAGGCGGGTCATCGGCCATTGTGGCAAATAATACTGAAAAGCCTGTTGTCATTGCAGCAAAGTTACAAGCACTGAGTCCTAAATACAATTCTGTGATGAATCACATTAGAATACATCTACCagag ttGTTCCCCAGCCTAAACAAGGTGGTTTTCCTGGATGACGACATTGTGATTCAAACAGATCTTTCAGCACTATGGGACATTGATATGAATGGAAAGGTCAACGGAGCAGTCGAAACTTGCACAGGAGAAGATAAGTTTGTAATGTCAAAGCGGCTGAAGAGCTATTTGAACTTCTCCCATCCTTTGATATCGAAGAATTTCAACCCCAATGAATGTGCATGGGCTTATGGCATGAATATTTTTGATCTAGAGGCATGGAGGAAGACCAACATAAGCCTTACATACCATTACTGGGTTGAACAG AACTTGAAATCAGACTTGAGTTTGTGGCAACTAGGGACATTACCTCCTGGACTAATTGCTTTCCATGGTCATGTCCAAGTTATCGATCCCTTTTGGCACATGCTGGGGTTGGGTTACCAGGACAATACAAGCTTTTCTGATGCTGAGAGTGCTGGTGTCATCCATTTTAATGGCAGAGCAA